A portion of the Lolium rigidum isolate FL_2022 chromosome 1, APGP_CSIRO_Lrig_0.1, whole genome shotgun sequence genome contains these proteins:
- the LOC124685281 gene encoding transcription termination factor MTEF1, chloroplastic-like isoform X1, which yields MIHLRARIISFLVHSPSRHPASRFSPIFALHRNLSATTTSTTATPFAAEDYLVATCGVTRAQALKASKKISHLKSSSKPDAVLAFLSDLGVPRSDITTLVAVDPRFLCASVERTLAPRVTELSELGLSRSQIARLVPLALCSFRSSSLSRNLDFWLSVFGSYDKLLKALRMNSGLLAADLDKVAKPNLALLQQCGLNPSLFSEPFISRVLVRTPQQVQDALAHIDKFGVSQNSRMFLYALVAFTVQSPEKLTDKIQVLETLGWSHDDVLLAVKKMPGILTVSEDRLQRNMHFLTKVAGLEISYIAQRPVLLKYSLERRLFPRYRLLKLLNEKGLLDLRFDYYAASLSEKKFLAKFVHPYKESLPGLADVYASTCAQKIPMELLPKKEN from the coding sequence ATGATCCATCTCCGAGCGCGCATCATCTCTTTCCTCGTACACTCCCCGTCCCGTCACCCCGCCTCCCGCTTCTCTCCCATCTTCGCCCTTCACCGCAACCTCTCCGCCACCACCACATCCACTACAGCAACCCCTTTCGCCGCCGAGGACTACCTCGTCGCCACCTGCGGCGTCACCCGCGCCCAGGCCCTCAAGGCATCCAAGAAGATCTCCCACCTCAAATCCTCCTCCAAGCCCGACGCCGTCCTCGCCTTCCTCTCCGACCTCGGGGTCCCCCGCTCCGACATCACCACCCTCGTCGCCGTCGACCCGCGCTTCCTCTGCGCCAGCGTGGAGAGGACCCTGGCGCCCCGCGTCACCGAGCTCAGCGAGCTCGGCCTCTCGCGCTCCCAGATCGCGCGCCTCGTCCCGCTCGCCCTCTGCTCCTTCCGCAGCAGCTCCCTCAGCCGCAACCTCGACTTCTGGCTCTCGGTCTTCGGCTCCTACGACAAGCTCCTCAAGGCACTCAGGATGAACTCCGGCCTCCTCGCCGCCGACCTCGACAAGGTGGCCAAGCCAAACCTGGCCCTCCTCCAGCAGTGCGGGCTAAACCCCTCTCTCTTCTCCGAGCCCTTCATTTCCCGGGTGCTCGTCAGGACCCCTCAGCAGGTCCAGGACGCTCTGGCGCACATTGACAAGTTCGGCGTGTCGCAGAACTCGCGGATGTTCCTCTACGCGCTCGTGGCGTTCACCGTGCAGAGTCCCGAGAAGCTCACCGACAAGATCCAGGTCCTCGAGACGCTTGGCTGGTCACATGATGATGTGCTGCTGGCCGTGAAGAAGATGCCGGGTATCCTGACCGTGTCCGAGGATAGGCTGCAGAGGAATATGCATTTCCTGACTAAGGTTGCTGGACTGGAGATATCCTACATCGCTCAAAGACCGGTGCTGCTCAAGTACAGCCTCGAGCGCCGTCTGTTTCCTCGGTACCGCTTGCTTAAGTTACTCAACGAGAAGGGGCTGCTGGATCTCCGGTTCGATTACTATGCTGCCTCGCTATCCGAGAAGAAGTTTCTTGCCAAGTTCGTGCATCCTTACAAGGAGAGTTTACCAGGCCTCGCTGATGTTTATGCTTCTACCTGTGCTCAGAAAATACCCATGGAATTGCTACCAAAGAAGGAGAACTAG
- the LOC124685281 gene encoding transcription termination factor MTEF1, chloroplastic-like isoform X2 yields MIHLRARIISFLVHSPSRHPASRFSPIFALHRNLSATTTSTTATPFAAEDYLVATCGVTRAQALKASKKISHLKSSSKPDAVLAFLSDLGVPRSDITTLVAVDPRFLCASVERTLAPRVTELSELGLSRSQIARLVPLALCSFRSSSLSRNLDFWLSVFGSYDKLLKALRMNSGLLAADLDKVAKPNLALLQQCGLNPSLFSEPFISRVLVRTPQQVQDALAHIDKFGVSQNSRMFLYALVAFTVQSPEKLTDKIQVLETLGWSHDDVLLAVKKMPGILTVSEDRLQRNMHFLTKVAGLEISYIAQRPVLLKYSLERRLFPRYRLLKLLNEKGLLDLRKYPWNCYQRRRTRQCAMAVMGVLLCWAGEFKVCHLPLIHCYKFGVQFFSR; encoded by the exons ATGATCCATCTCCGAGCGCGCATCATCTCTTTCCTCGTACACTCCCCGTCCCGTCACCCCGCCTCCCGCTTCTCTCCCATCTTCGCCCTTCACCGCAACCTCTCCGCCACCACCACATCCACTACAGCAACCCCTTTCGCCGCCGAGGACTACCTCGTCGCCACCTGCGGCGTCACCCGCGCCCAGGCCCTCAAGGCATCCAAGAAGATCTCCCACCTCAAATCCTCCTCCAAGCCCGACGCCGTCCTCGCCTTCCTCTCCGACCTCGGGGTCCCCCGCTCCGACATCACCACCCTCGTCGCCGTCGACCCGCGCTTCCTCTGCGCCAGCGTGGAGAGGACCCTGGCGCCCCGCGTCACCGAGCTCAGCGAGCTCGGCCTCTCGCGCTCCCAGATCGCGCGCCTCGTCCCGCTCGCCCTCTGCTCCTTCCGCAGCAGCTCCCTCAGCCGCAACCTCGACTTCTGGCTCTCGGTCTTCGGCTCCTACGACAAGCTCCTCAAGGCACTCAGGATGAACTCCGGCCTCCTCGCCGCCGACCTCGACAAGGTGGCCAAGCCAAACCTGGCCCTCCTCCAGCAGTGCGGGCTAAACCCCTCTCTCTTCTCCGAGCCCTTCATTTCCCGGGTGCTCGTCAGGACCCCTCAGCAGGTCCAGGACGCTCTGGCGCACATTGACAAGTTCGGCGTGTCGCAGAACTCGCGGATGTTCCTCTACGCGCTCGTGGCGTTCACCGTGCAGAGTCCCGAGAAGCTCACCGACAAGATCCAGGTCCTCGAGACGCTTGGCTGGTCACATGATGATGTGCTGCTGGCCGTGAAGAAGATGCCGGGTATCCTGACCGTGTCCGAGGATAGGCTGCAGAGGAATATGCATTTCCTGACTAAGGTTGCTGGACTGGAGATATCCTACATCGCTCAAAGACCGGTGCTGCTCAAGTACAGCCTCGAGCGCCGTCTGTTTCCTCGGTACCGCTTGCTTAAGTTACTCAACGAGAAGGGGCTGCTGGATCTCCG AAAATACCCATGGAATTGCTACCAAAGAAGGAGAACTAGACAATGTGCCATGGCTGTCATGGGTGTATTGCTGTGTTGGGCGGGAGAGTTTAAGGTTTGTCATCTCCCCTTGATTCACTGTTATAAATTTGGAGTACAATTTTTCTCTAGATGA